tttaaatatattcaactaATAACTGTATACCTTTTCAGTTTGTTGTGGTACATTATCAGGTTTTACTGGTATGTTATAATAATCCCTGTGAAAATGTGGAAGATTTGGATCTGGGGCCATTCTATCTTCTTCATTTGAATACCCATTAATCACCCTTTCCAAGTCCAAATTGtcatctaaataaatagtttaatACCATTTAAAAGATTTGCCAAAGGTAATTTATAGCCGTAATTACAATAAGGAATTTTAGGCCCATCTCTCCCTAACCTACTGGGTCTAATTTTATTCCTAGTGCCATATGTTATGTTGTCCTTAGTAATCGCTGGATTAACATGTAATTTGAAATCAAAGCCCAGCATCTTGACCGAATCAGGGATAGTCTCTTCCAGTGTAATGTAGGCTTTCTTATAAATTGGTCCATTTCTGTGGTATTTTATGCCTCCCTTGACAAAATCCTTGATTGTCCTGGGCACTTTAATCATCGTATTAACCTTGATAACTTTGGCATCGTAAATTTTGCGTAGATAATCCCtgatttcaaatttagTGAGATTAACTGGAACTCTTAGTGCAATCCTGTTTGGTTGAAGGTAATTTCCGCAACGATGGATAATAAAGTTGTGCCAAGGGAAAAAGATATTTCTACATAAATCAactatatcaaatttaaacatcactaaatgttaaatataatagtgAAAAATACGTTTAAATTACCTAGGTGATTTGGGAGGGCT
The DNA window shown above is from Babesia microti strain RI chromosome III, complete genome and carries:
- a CDS encoding mitochondrial ribosomal protein L23 precursor, putative (overlaps_old_locusTagID:BBM_III01610); amino-acid sequence: MSPPKSPRNIFFPWHNFIIHRCGNYLQPNRIALRVPVNLTKFEIRDYLRKIYDAKVIKVNTMIKVPRTIKDFVKGGIKYHRNGPIYKKAYITLEETIPDSVKMLGFDFKLHVNPAITKDNITYGTRNKIRPSRLGRDGPKIPYCNYGYKLPLANLLNDDNLDLERVINGYSNEEDRMAPDPNLPHFHRDYYNIPVKPDNVPQQTEKINLTPWRRRLIRLGKSDSFDPAQGEVPRFGGETVDS